The Candidatus Zixiibacteriota bacterium genome includes a region encoding these proteins:
- a CDS encoding Gfo/Idh/MocA family oxidoreductase: MPYNFALTGASGYVAPRHLKAIKETGNRLIAAVDPHDSVGILDGYFDRVAFFTEFERFDRHIEKLRRLGSEKAVHYVSICSPNYLHDAHCRFALRVGANAICEKPLVLNPWNIDALKELEEESDRRIYTILQLRVHPALIALRARLQAQPANAKNDVRLTYITSRGPWYLVSWKGQIERSGGLATNIGIHFFDMLMWFFGGVRRSAVHLANPLQTAGFLELDRARVQWFLSINQDDLPDSAKAKGQRTYRSITIDGEEIEFSEGFTDLHTLVYRETLAGRGFGLEDARPSIELVHDLRAAVPVGLNDDAHPCARRCAP; the protein is encoded by the coding sequence ATGCCCTACAACTTTGCTCTCACCGGCGCCTCCGGGTATGTCGCCCCGCGCCACCTCAAAGCGATCAAGGAGACCGGCAACCGCCTCATCGCCGCCGTCGACCCCCACGACAGCGTGGGCATTCTCGACGGCTATTTCGACCGGGTCGCCTTCTTCACCGAGTTCGAACGCTTTGACCGGCACATCGAGAAACTGCGCCGCCTCGGTTCCGAGAAGGCGGTGCACTACGTCTCCATCTGTTCCCCCAATTATCTCCACGACGCGCACTGCCGGTTCGCCCTCCGGGTCGGCGCCAACGCCATCTGCGAAAAACCGCTCGTGCTCAACCCGTGGAACATCGACGCCCTCAAGGAGCTCGAGGAGGAGAGTGACCGCCGCATCTACACGATCCTCCAATTGCGCGTCCATCCGGCCCTGATCGCGTTGCGCGCCCGTCTCCAGGCGCAGCCGGCGAACGCCAAGAACGACGTACGCCTCACCTACATCACCTCGCGCGGTCCCTGGTACCTGGTTTCCTGGAAGGGGCAGATCGAGCGTTCCGGCGGTTTGGCCACGAACATCGGCATTCACTTCTTCGACATGCTCATGTGGTTTTTCGGCGGCGTCCGCCGCTCCGCCGTCCACCTCGCCAACCCGCTGCAGACGGCCGGTTTCCTCGAACTCGACCGCGCCCGCGTCCAGTGGTTTCTCTCGATCAACCAGGATGACCTCCCCGATTCGGCCAAGGCCAAGGGACAGCGCACTTACCGCTCCATCACTATCGACGGCGAGGAGATCGAATTCTCTGAAGGCTTCACCGACCTTCACACTCTGGTGTACCGGGAGACGCTCGCGGGCCGGGGGTTTGGCCTCGAGGACGCCCGCCCCTCGATTGAACTGGTGCATGACCTGCGCGCGGCGGTTCCGGTCGGTCTCAACGACGACGCCCACCCGTGCGCCCGCCGCTGCGCCCCGTGA